ACCGTACACTGCCCGGAGCAGTTCGCTTCTGCCCGAGCCTACCAGACCCGCAAGTCCCAGGATCTCCCCTCTTTTCACCCCGAAAGAGACCCCGTCTATCATGTTCTTGTTCGGTGCAAACGGATGCGGTACCACCATATCGGTTACACGGAATACTTCATCACCAAACGTCTTGTGCGACTCCGGATAAAAGGAATCCATTTCCCGTCCGATCATATCCGCGATGATCTGATTCGGCACAATTTCAGTCTTTTCATACTCCGACACCACACATCCGTTCCTCATCACAACCACACGGTCTGAAATGTCAAATACTTCCTCCAGTTTATGAGAAATATAGATGCAGGAAATACCGTCCGCTTTCAATTTCCGGATGATCTTCATCAGATTATCCGTCTCCTCCAGCGTCAGCGCCGCAGTTGGTTCGTCCAGTATCAAAATACTGGGGTTCTGAACCAGCGCCCTGGCGATACAGACCAGCTGCTGCATGCTGGCATTCAGGCTGCGCATCTGAATATCCACATCCAGATCAATATTCAGGCTGAGTAATGCCTTTTTTGCCTGTATCTTAAGCCGTTTCCAGTCGATCAGACCGTTTTTCCGTTTAGGCCAGTGGCCGAGCATGACGTTTTCTGCCGCCGTCATATCCAGCTGAATGTTCAGCTCCTGGGGAATCATACCGATCCCACATTTTTCCGCGCCCTGGGCATTCATGATTTCCACAGGTCTTCCGTCGACCTCTACCGTTCCCGTATAACTCCCGGAAGGATATGTCCCGCTCAGTACTTTCATCAGTGTAGACTTTCCTGCGCCGTTTTCCCCGACCAGTGACAGGACTTCCCCCTCCTCAAGCCTCAGCGAAACATGATCGAGCGCCTTGACACCGGGAAATACCTTTGTTACCTCTTTTACACATAACCTCTGTCTTCCCATCTGCTCTCCTTTTTGTCCCTCATGATGCTTCACTCTTTGTTTCCATCGACTTCAGGTCCGCTCTCATGGCACGCCGGCGCTTGTACTGATCCAGGATGACCGCTGCGATCAGGATCATTCCGATGACCACCTTCTGCCAGTAAACCGAGACCTTCATAAGCGTCATGCTGTTTTCCAGCACATTCATGAAGATCGCCCCAATCGCGGTCCCGAGGATCGTACCGCTTCCTCCGGTCGCACTTGTTCCGCCGATGATGACTGCCGCAATGACGGTCATCTCAAAACCTTCTCCGGAACTCGCCTGACCGCTGCCGAGACGCGCCGCCATCATAACACCGGTAAACGCCGCACAGACACCGGTGATCGCGTACGTTGCGATACTGGTACTCCTGATACGGATTCCCGAGAGCCTTGCCGCCTCGATATTCCCTCCGACCGCGTATACCGACCGCCCGAATGTCGTCTTGGACAATACGATATGCGCGATGACAGCCAGCACAAATCCGATAATCACAATCATTGGAATGTCCAGCAGTGTCGTCTGCTCAATCGCCTGAAAAGATTTTGGCAGCGGATAGATCGCCACTCCCTTCGTCAGGATGTAAACAACCCCTCTTCCCGCGTACATGGTGCCCAGTGTCACGATGAGCGGCGGTATCTGCATCTGCACGATCGTAAAACCGTTGAACAGACCGACCGCCAGACCCGCCAGGCATCCCAGAAGCACTGCGATCGGAACAGGAAGTCCTGCCTGCGCCGCCATTGCACCAACCGTACTCCCGAGTGCAAGTGTGGAACCGACGGAGATATCCAGCCCACCGCTGATAAATACGAGCGTCATTCCAAGCGCCGTGATCAGTGTGTAGCCGGAAGAACGCAGGACATTGAAGATGTTGCTCTTGGAAATAAAAGCCTGATTGATACAGATGACTACAATTACAAACACTATGGTTGCAATCAGAACCCCGCTTTCCTGCATTTTCCAAAACCTGGAAATCGCACTTTTTTTCTTTTGTTCCATAGAAATGTTTTCCCCCACTTTCTTCGGTGTTTTACTTGGTTATACGGAAATTATAGCGGACCGACACGTTTTTTGCATCGGGAATACTTATACAAAAATATTGAATTCTTACTGTCATTGTACTATGATAAAAAGTAAGAAGTTTATATCCCGCCCCGTCATTATGCCGAAAAGGAATGCCGCCCATGATTCGAAACATCAGAAATGTGCCCGGTGTCATGCCGACATCACTGGAATATTCATACAATCCCACCAATACCGCCCGTGAACTGTTTTTATACATTGAATATATCGGACATGCGTACTGCTCACAGGATTATTCGGTAATACGGACAAATTACTGCCACTATCTGCTCATGTACGTGCAAAGCGGAAAGGCGGTGGTGTCTACGGAAAAGCAGACATATGAAGTGGAACCCGGCGAGGCTTTTCTGATCGAAACACAAAAGCCCCATATCTATGGGGCTCTCGGGTCTCTGGAATCTTATTGGGTTCATTTTAACGGCAAGAATTTTCATCCTTTTTTCGAGCATCTGATCATGGCAAACCACAATCAGCATGTTTTTAATTTAAAAAACAATCCCGTGTTTCTCTGGAAACTTCAGGACATGTTAAGCACCTTCGAGTTCAACAAGCAGAACCCGGAGATCGTCATGTCTGCCAAACTGTATGAACTGCTGGGACTGATGCTGGTGAATTCCACAAGCGGAAATGCAGATAATATGGGGGAGCTGGCACTGTATATCAACAGAAATTACCACAAACCCCTTTCCCTGGAAAAGCTGGCAAAGAGAACGGGCTTAAGTGTTTCCCGGTTCTGTACACTGTTTAAAAAAGAGACCGGGTATTCTCCATATCAATATATCAAGAATACCCGGCTGCATGCCTCACGCAAGTATCTGACGAGCACGACCTGTTCGATGGACGAGATCGCTTCCTACGTCGGATTTGCGGATGCTTCCTCTTATATCGCGGCATTCCGCCATAAGTACGGGATCACTCCTCACCAGCTCAGAAAACGGCTGAATTCACGCTGACATTAAATTCTTTTATTTCACATCCATCGGCAAACGGACCCGGAATCGGCGTGATCCCCCGCAGTTTTCCGAAGTAATCCCGCCGGAACACGATCGGAGTCCCGTCCGGATTCTCGAATTTCTGTTCCGGCTCAAACGCCTCTCCCAGCGTTTCCGTTCCGATAAACGGTATTTCAATCTGAGGCAGATACTCATAAAGGTTTGTCTCAAGCGTATAGCTTCCATTATGTTCTATCAGCGCCATTGTAACGGTGTGTTCCGTATCGGTTCGGTAATTTTCTTCCGTATCACATGGCTGTGCACCGTTGAAGTATACATTTCCGCCTGTATAGACCGGGAGGTGCCGGTAATATAAATCTTTATTATTACCGTCACAGGTTGTCTCAGGAGTAAATCCTGCAAAGTATTCCTCCCCCGTGGGATATCCATCATACGGCTTCGTCCCGCAGACAAAATGACATTTCGTGATCCCGCTGTCATGTCTCTCCTCGGCAAATGCCGTCAGGTCTTCGCGGATATCCTGCTGCACAAAGATATTGTTATAAATTCTGACGTCCCCATGAAGTATTGTCATAAAACCAGCCACCTCTGTACGGTGCGGCATATGGTACGGGGTATACCGCGGAGACGGCAGCGTCCGGCTTCCATTATCTGTACCTTCGCCAACCCATGTGAAAGACCCTCCGATCAGATTATGTACCAGCGCAATGCCCTGCGCGCTGATGCGGCATGCGCAGTCGGACAGCAGCAGGTTATGATCGATGAGCGTGGGTCCGTGAGACACTTCTACAAACAGGTCCTCCGCAAGCGCAAGACCGTCCGCAATCTTCGTCCCCCTGGGCGGAACATTGTCATGAAACAGATTCTGCGTCACGCGTGTACCCTGTACCTGCCAGTCAAGCCAGATTCCGCGTGTACAATGGTGGATATGATTTCTCCGGAAAATCACGTCGATCGCCGCATGCATTTTGATCCCTCCGATCTCCGCGCCCGCCAGATCCTGCTTGTTATTAATATGATGGATATGATTATCTTCTATAATGGAGAACACACCGCCCAGATGCCCAACGATTCCTGTCTGTCCGCAGTCGTGGATATTACAGCGGCGAACGATATGCGAACCGACGGTTTCTTTTGACCAGCCTTCCGCCTGCGCCTGACAGATGATCTCGCGTTCCGTCTGCGCCCCGTCCTTCAGGCAGAATCTGGACCACTTATTCTCATTCTCCGGCTGCAGATATTTTCCAAGTGAAATGCCGGAGCATCGGGAATGTGAAATCTCACAGTCTTCGATAATCCAGCCTTTGGACCAGTGGGGTCCTACCATCCCTTCCTGCCACGCTGTCGGCGGCGCCCATGTGGTTGCCGCCTGTTTTACGGCAAATCCGGATAAGGTGATATAGTTTACGCCTGTCTTGTCGGGGAAGAAACAATTGCGGCGCACATTAATCTCAACGTTTTCCCTGTTCGGATCCGCACCCTGAAAATTGGCATAGATCACCGTATAATCTTCGTCCTGCTCAGTATACCAGGTATAGACGGTGAATGCGGGATCCCAGGAGGACTCATATACGACGGGCGCAAGCACTCCGTCAAGACTCATAACTTCATACATGGATTTTCCATTTAGATAAACATCCCCTGTATGAACCGGTTCCAGCGCATAATACCAGTCCCCGGAGATCCGTGTCGTGTATGGATTATAACTTCCGAAGATGCCGTTTGAGACCCGCGCTTTCCACACGTTCCCCTCATGGTGCACCCAGTTGTCAACGCGCTCGGCACCCGTGATCACAGCTCCCAGCGGCTGCTCAGAGCGGTAGACAATCCGGTGCTGTTCATCGGTGCCTCCGTTTGCCGGACTTACCGCCTCCCGGTAAATGCCGGGGGCAACGATGATCTCATCGCCCGCGCGGGCAACCGCAGCAGCCTCACCGATAGTCTGAAAAGGGGTTTCCTTCGAGCCGCACCCGTTTCCGGATGCATCAGCAGATACATAATAAATCATGGCCATTCCTCCCAAGTGTCTTTTTTGGTTATCTTATCCCCATTGTAGCCCCCTGCTGTTACAGAAACCATTGATTCATTCGCTGTCTTTTATTAAATATTTTGTCTTTTCACCGCTGTATTTTGACTGCCGTACATACGAACAGCAAAGATTATATGTGATGCTTTTTTCGCGCATTGACTCTCAGGCCTAAAAGGTAGTACACTGTTAATACAACTATTACGAAGGAAGAGGTGTTAAATAAATGCCAACAAACCAGACTGGCTCCAACCCGCTCGGCGTGGAACCGATCAATAAACTGCTGACCCGTTTTGCGGTACCCAGTATCATCGCCATGCTGGTCAGTGCACTGTACAACATTGTCGACCAGCTTTTTATCGGTCACAGTGTCGGAACTCTGGGAAATGCGGCCACCAATATTGCGTTTCCGCTGACCATCACCTGCACTGCCCTGTCTCTGATGTGCGGCATCGGCGGATCCGCAAACTTCAACCTGTCCCTCGGCAGGAATGACAAAGATGAAGCACGCCGCTATGCCGGCAGTGCAATCTGTATGCTGTTCTCTCTCGGACTCATCCTCTGTATCGTGGTACGGATTTTTTTACACCCGATGATGATCCTTTTCGGCGCTACTGCCGATATCATGGATTATTCAGTGACCTATACCAGCATTACATCGCTCGGGTTTCCGTTTCTGATCCTGACGGTCGGCGGTTCCAACCTGATACGTGCAGACGGCAGTCCCAGATTTTCCATGCTCTGCACTCTGACCGGCGCTGTCATCAATACCATCCTGGACCCGCTGTTTATCTTCGGCTTTGACATGGGAATGGCAGGCGCCGCCCTGGCCACCATTATCGGTCAGATCGTCTCCAGCATCATGGTCATCGTGTACTTCACCCGCTTTAAGACGGTACACCTCACCTTGAAGTCACTGATCCCATCATTCAAATACTGCAGGGATATTGTGGCGCTCGGCATGGCGCCCTGCTTCAACCAGCTCGCCATGATGGTGGTACAGATTGCGATGAACAACATTCTGCGGCACTACGGTGCCCAGTCGAACTACGGCAGTGAAATTCCACTTGCCTGTGCCGGCATCATTACCAAGGTCAATATGATCTTTTTCTCACTGTGCATCGGAATCTCACAGGGACTGCAGCCGATTGTCAGTTTCAACTACGGTGCAGAAAAATACCATCGTGTGCGGAAAGCCTACCTGAAAGCGGCGGCGGCGGCGACGATCGCTTCCTGTATCGCGTTTTTATGTTTTCAGTTGTTTCCCCGGCAGATCATCGGCTTGTTTGGTTCCGGAACAGAAGAGTATTTCCACTTTGCGGAAGAATACTTCCGAATCTTTCTGTTTTTCACCTTTATCAACGGCCTGCAGCCAGTTTCCGCCAATTTCTTTACCTCGATCGGAAAGGCGGGAAAAGGTATCTTTCTGTCACTGACGCGGCAGATCATCTTTCTGCTGCCGCTGATTATTATCCTGCCGATGGTCATGGGCATCGACGGGGTGATGTTCTCCGCACCGATCGCGGATTTTATGGCTGCCGTACTGGTCATATACTTTATGCGAAAAGAGCTGAAAGAGCTGACGGTTCTGGCAGCGTCAGAACATGTGGAAGCCGCATGATTCTACAAATTGCATGATTGAGATAAAAGATAATTAACAGCATCCGCATGATTTATTCAGATTTATGCGGATGCTGTTAATTTTTATACTTTTTGCCCTAAAAGTTAAGATAATACAATTTTTAGACAAGATAAGCAAATGCTGTCTGTATTTACCGGTGTTAAAATAGGATTATCAAAAAGATTTGCCGGCAGAACCTTAGAATATGAGAAAAGGGGCAGTTACAATGAAAAAAAGATCAGCAATTAAATTATTGGCATTTGCAATGGCAGCACTCATGACGACCGGATGTATGTCTGGCTGCGGAAGTCCAGAACAGAAAAAGGATGCGTCAGCCGACACCGCAGAAAATGCATCAGCAGATGCTGATTCTGACAGCAAGGCAGAAGAACAGTCGTCCGGGAAAGTATTCCGGGTCGGTTTCGTAAACATTGACAATGGGGACACGAACTGTTATCCCGCCATGATGAATTTCAAAGCATATGTTGAAAGCGCCGAGTTCGCAAAAGCAGTCGGCGCTGACAAAGTGGAAGCTTTAACAGCAGATTCCGCTCTCAATATCGAAAAACAGACCACTAACGTGGAAACACTCTTGACCAAGGGCCTCGATATGATGTTTATCATCGGAGTTGACACAGAAGGCAACACCACCTCTGTTGAGGCATGTAACAAAGAAGGGATTCCTGTATTTATGGTCGGTACAGAAGCTTCCGGCGGCGACTGGAAATTTGTCGGATTCGATGAGACGGAACTTGGTAAATTCCAGGGAGAATGGTGCGTTGAAAACCTTCCGGAAAACGCAAATATATGTTATGTAGAAGGAACACCGGGACGTGAAGCTGCCGTTATGCGTAAGCAGGGCTTTATGGATGCCATTGCAGAGCGTGAGGACCTGACTCTTCTGTCCAGCCAAAGCGGAGACTTTTCAACAGAGGAATCCATGCGGGTTACCGAAGACTGGATTCAGAAATATGGCGATGATATCGACTGTATTGTTGCTCCGGATAATTTTTCTATCCTTGGAGTATGTGAATCCCTGAAAGCAGCGGGAATGACAGATATCATTACCTGTGGTGTCGTGGGTAACCGTGATGATGCCAACCAGATCAAATCCGGAAACGAAAGCTACGGCGTTTTTTGTTACTGGCCGATGATCGGTACTCTTTGCGGTGAAATTGCACAGAAAGTTTACCTTGGCAAAGACATCGAAGAGAGAACAAATATCGAGTTATTCCACATGACAGCCGACAATTGTGACGAGCTGCTGGACAAGTATATTCCGGAATAGAACCATTATTTACAGACACGCAGCGCCGCAAAACATTCTGTTTAAGCGGCGCTGTGTGTCAGCTTTTCGTGAAGCCTTTATTTGGTTATCAGTTCAACCTCAACCGGAAGAGACTTCTCAACGGTATCTCCGGCGATCAGTTTCATCGCCGTATCCACAGCCGTCTCACCCATCAGTTCCGGCTTCTGTGCCACGGTAGCAGTCATTTTTCCGGCTTTGACAGCTGCCACTGCGTCATCTGTGGCATCAAATCCAACCACCCTGATATCTTTTCCGGATGCTGCGATCGCCTCCACTGCACCGAGTGCCATCTCGTCATTGTGCGCAAACACACCCTTGATGGAGGAATCAGACTGAAGGATATTCTCCATAACAGTCAGCCCTTCCGCACGGTTAAAGTTGGCCGACTGGCTCGTAACGACTTCAAGCGCTTCATCCGCCGCCTCATGGAACCCCGCACCTCTGTCGATGGTCGCCGAGGCACCCGGTACTCCCTCGATCTCCGCCGCTTTCGCACCTTCTCCGATCTGCTCAATCAGATATTCTGTCGCCATCCTCGCGCCCGCCACATTATCGGAAGCGATCTGGCAGTCCACTTCGACGCCGTTCACCACACGGTCCACAGAGATGACTTTGATTCCTTTAGATACGGCATTCTGTACCGCCGGAGCCACCGCGTCGGAATCGACCGGATTCACGATCAGTACACTTACGTTTCTGGAAATCAGGTCCTCAATATCACTCGTCTGCTTTGCGGCATCGTCACTCGCATCGACGACAACCAGTTTCACACCTTCAGCCTCGGCTTTTGCCTTTGCTCCGTCTGCCAGTGATACGAAGAACGGATTGTTAAGCGTCGATACTGAAAATCCTATTGCTCCGCTTCCGCCGCCGCCTTGAGCCGCGTCCCCCTCCCCGTCGATCGTGATGGCATTGCATCCTGCCAGACCGAGCAGCATGCAGACTCCCGCAACCAGTCCTGCTATTTTCTTTATATTCATGACTCTTCTCCTTTTTCTTCTCAGCGTTTCCGGTCGGACAATACGGCGACCAGAATAACCAGACCTTTGATGACATCCTGATAGTAGGATGATACGCCCAGAATGTTCAGACCGTTGTTCAGTACCGCGATGATCAGTACACCGATGAAAGTACCGTAGATCTTTCCGCGGCCGCCGCTCATGCTTGTTCCGCCGAGCGCTACCGCAGCGATGGCGTCCAGCTCATAACCGTCTCCGAGTGTCGGCTGTGCGGATCCCAGTCTCGACAGAAGGATCAGTCCGGACAAAGCCGCCATGAAACCGGAGATCGCATACGCGATGATCTTGGTCTTATGAATATTGATACCTGCCAGCTTCGCACACTTCCAGTTGCTTCCCGTAGCATACACGGCGCGTCCAAAGGTTGTTTTATTCAACAGGAAGAAAAATGCGATAAAAATAAGTACCAGCAGAATTACAGGAATCGGAATGCGGTAGAAATTACCTTTTCCGATCAGTTTCAGAACGAAGCTGTCTCCCAGGTTTGAGATCGGTTTTCCGCTGGTGAAGATCATCGTCAGTCCGCGGTAAACCGTCATCGTGATCAGCGTCGCGATAAACGGCTGCAGTCTTCCCTTCGTCACCAGCAGTCCGCTGACGATACCGAGTCCTGTACCGATCGCCAGCGCTCCGATCATGGCTGCTCCGGCAGGCACACCAGCTGCAATCATCCCTGCACAGAGTGCAGTACTAAGTGCCAGTACGGATCCCACGGACAGATCGATTGCATCCGTGAGGATGACACATGTCATGCCGAAGGCGATCAGTCCGTTGATGGATGACTGCCGAAGCAGTGATAAAAAGTTGCTCCATGTGCGGAATTCAGGGCTGACCACACTGATTCCTATGATCAGGATGATCAGTGCGATCAATGCACCCAGATCCTGCGCATGATTTAAAATTCCTTTTTGATTGGATTTCATGATATTGTACCTCCCGTCGCCAACGTCATAATATTCTCCTGGTTCGCCTCTTCCTTACTGATGATTCCGCGAACCTCCCCCTCTCTCACGACCATGATCCGGTCGCTCATTCCGAGGACCTCCGGGAGCTCAGAGGATACCATTATAATCGCTACGCCTTTCGCAGCCAGCTCATTGATAATTGTATAAATTTCTTTCTTGGCGCCGATATCCACTCCCCTGGTGGGTTCATCCAGAATCAGTATGCTGGGATTCGTGTAGATCCATTTCGCGAATACTACTTTCTGCTGGTTTCCGCCGCTAAGGTTATTGCATTCATGGTCAGGCCCGAAACACTTAATATGAAGCTCCCCGATGCCTTTCTCAACCAGATCCTGCTCCTTCTTTTTCTGCATGACCCTGTGACTGGAGACACTGGACAGATTTGCAAGGGCAATGTTCTTTTCAATACTCTCTTCCAGCATGAGTCCTTCCACCTTCCGGTCCTCCGTGATAAATCCGATTCCGCACTTCATCGCCTGAATCGGAGACTTAATACGCACTTCCCTGCCCTGAATCTCAACGGTTCCATGTTCATAGGAAAGATTTCCAAATATGGCCTGCATGATCTCTGTCCTTCCGGCGCCCATCAGCCCGGAAACCCCCAGGACCTCACCTGAGTGCACTTCAAAGTTCACATCCTGAAATACTCCCTGCTTCGTCAGACCCTTTACCTTCAGTACAGTCTCTCCTATTTTACTGCTCCGTACGGGATACCGCTCACCGATCTCACGTCCGATCATCATTTTGACGATCTCATTCATATTCGTCTCCGGTATATGTTTGGTACCCACGTAAGTCCCGTCTCTCAGCACGCTGATCCTGTCACACAGCTCGAAGATTTCCTCCATACGGTGCGAAATATATACGATAGATACTCCCGACTTCCGGAGGGATTGTATCACTTCAAACAGTATCATCGTCTCGCTCTGGGTCAGCGCCGCTGTCGGTTCGTCCATGATAATGACTTTGGCATCTACCATCAATGCCTTGCAGATTTCGATCATCTGCTGCTGCCCCACGGACAGATTGGACATCACCTCCGACGGTGATATATGAACGCCGAGCCTGTCCAGTGCCTCCGCCGCCTTTTTCCGCATTGCCTTCTGGTCACAGAGTCCAAATCTCGTCTTGATCTCTTTTCCCATAAAGAGATTTTCTTCCACCGTCAGGTCAAACAATACATTTAATTCCTGGTGGATAAATACGATGCCGGCCTTCTCAGCTTCCTGAGGGCTTTTGAAGTGTACTTCTCGTCCATCTACCAGTACAGTGCCTGCATCCCTGGTATAGACACCCGTCAGGATTTTCATAAGCGTGGATTTGCCCGCGCCGTTCTCGCCCATCAGCGCATGGACTTCACCGTCGCCCAGGACAAAACCTGCATCTTTCAGAACCTGATTGCTTCCGAAAGATTTATCGATTCCTTTCATCTCAATCTGCATGTCCTATGCCTCCCTTTCTCTTTCTCAGAACAAACAGCCGGACTGCAGAATGATGTTGGCATAAGGCGTAGTCTCACCTGTGCGGATCACCGCCCTGCACATCTTTGTCTGCTCTTTCAGCTCCCGGTGGCTGACATACTCTATCTCACATGGGTTATCCATTTTTTTAACCAGATCAAGTATCTCCTTCCACATTGCCGGGCTGTGTTCCTTTATTTCTTCTGCCAGAATAATTTTTTCTGTTTTCATATCACCGGTAACTTCCGTTAATACATCCATGAACCCCGGCACGCCTAATTTTACAGCCAGGTCAATCCTTTCTGTCTCGTCCGGTATCGGGAGTCCACAGTCTCCCACTGCCAGTGTATCCGTATGTCCCATGTAAGAAAGGACTCTTGAAATATCACTGTTTAAAATTCCATTTTTCTTCATTCTCTATTCTCCCAGTTCACTAATGACTTCTTCATAAGTCGGCATACCGCCCTGCGCGCCGAATTTTTCAGTGGAAAGGCCGGCCGCAGTATTTGCAAAGCGCAGTGCCGCTTCCATATTCCTGCCTTCTGTCATGGCAACAGTGAAAGCTCCGTTCAGAGTGTCACCCGCCCCTGTTGTATCTACAACCTTCGATTTTCTGGCAGGCACCAGGATCGTTTCCCCGCTCTTCAGACACGTCCCGACTCCGCGTGAGCCCTGTGTGATCACCAGTTTCTCCGGGTACGCCTTTAGAAGCTCTTCAAATGAACGCTCCTCCCCAAACAAAATCACCGCCTCATGTTCATTGGGCGTCAGATAAGTCACCTTCTCCAGAATCTCCTGACTTACCGGTCTGGCAGGTGCCGGGTTCAGTACAACCTTTACTCCATTTGCAGCGCAAAGTTCGGCAACATACTCAACCGTATCCTGCGGTATCTCATGCTGAAGCAGAACAATCTCACATTCAAGCAGAGAATCTTTTATCCCATTGATATAGTCAATATCCACACAGTCATTCGTTCCCGCTACCACAATGATCGTATTGTCATTCTCACCAACCGTGATGATCGCAAGTCCTGTAGGTACTCCTTTCACGATTCTGATATGCTGCGTTTTCACGCCCATGTTCGCAAGATTTTTGATAAGGCTTTCCCCCGCGGCATCATCGCCCACACAGCCGAACATTTCAACATCTGCACCCAGTCTTGCCATGGCTACTGCCTGATTCGCACCCTTTCCTCCCGGAATGTACTGCAGATCTTCACCTTTTAATGTCTCACCTTTCAGCGGTATCCTCTCAGCTTTGACTGTCATATCCATGTTAATGCTTCCCACTACTCCGATTTTTTTCATACTTCTTCCCTCTTTCTCAGCGTCGTCTCCCGCTCTATCAATTCCACTTCAAAATGATATCTGATATCCGTCTTTTTTCCTTCAATATGATCGATTAATACCCTGGCTGAAGTTTCTCCCATCAGGGAGATCGGCTGTGCGATCGTCGTCAGCTCCGGTGTCATAAGTTCACTCAGGTTAATATTATCGTATCCGATAATCTGGATATCATCCGGCACCCGGTAACCCTTTTTTCTCAGAACCTTGTAGACAGAAACCGCGACCATATCGTTTCCGGCAATAATACCGTCTACCCCGGGATATCTCTCCAGCAGCTCCTCCGTCATCCTGATGCCCTCCTGAAAGCTGTACTTACAGTCCACGAAACGCGGAGCAACATCATACCTGCTGCACATCGCCAGATAGCCTTCAAAACGTTTTCTTGCACTGGACAGCGCCTGATCGCCTCGCATGTTGACGATATGGCGGCAGCCGCATTTCACCAGATGTTCCATGGCGAGCCGTCCGCCCTGGTAATGATCCGACTGGACATATGCGATCTGGTTCTTTGCCTTCACTTCACGGTCGAGTACCACAACCGGAACCCGGCATTGTTCCACACTTTCCCTGATGCCCTCCTGATTCGTCAGCAATATGATACCGTCCGCATTCATTCTGCTCAGCAGATCCATATTCGTTTTCTCTTTTTCGAGGTCATTATTAGAATTGCAGAGCATCAGCCGGTACCCCCTGCGGTAACTCTCCTCCTCGATTGCTCGTGCCATCTCATTAAAAAATGGATTCTGGATGTTCGGGAGTATGACACCGATGATTCTTGCTGATTTTTTATATAAGGTCCTTGCTGTCTCGTTCGGTCTGAAACCGGTTTCTTCTATCACCTTCAAAACCCTCTGCTTCTTCTCGTCGTCAACATTTGCTGTCCCATTCATAACTCTTGATACTGTAGAAGGAGAAACTCCCGCCATCTTTGCAACATCTCTAATACTAATCAATATCTCACCCGCTTCCTTTTTTGAAACCCGTTTCAAGTTGATTTCATTATAATCATTTTACAAAAACATGTCAATAAAAATCAGCGTTTTCGTACTTGTGAACAAATT
The Ruminococcus gauvreauii genome window above contains:
- a CDS encoding MATE family efflux transporter codes for the protein MPTNQTGSNPLGVEPINKLLTRFAVPSIIAMLVSALYNIVDQLFIGHSVGTLGNAATNIAFPLTITCTALSLMCGIGGSANFNLSLGRNDKDEARRYAGSAICMLFSLGLILCIVVRIFLHPMMILFGATADIMDYSVTYTSITSLGFPFLILTVGGSNLIRADGSPRFSMLCTLTGAVINTILDPLFIFGFDMGMAGAALATIIGQIVSSIMVIVYFTRFKTVHLTLKSLIPSFKYCRDIVALGMAPCFNQLAMMVVQIAMNNILRHYGAQSNYGSEIPLACAGIITKVNMIFFSLCIGISQGLQPIVSFNYGAEKYHRVRKAYLKAAAAATIASCIAFLCFQLFPRQIIGLFGSGTEEYFHFAEEYFRIFLFFTFINGLQPVSANFFTSIGKAGKGIFLSLTRQIIFLLPLIIILPMVMGIDGVMFSAPIADFMAAVLVIYFMRKELKELTVLAASEHVEAA
- a CDS encoding sugar ABC transporter substrate-binding protein; translation: MKKRSAIKLLAFAMAALMTTGCMSGCGSPEQKKDASADTAENASADADSDSKAEEQSSGKVFRVGFVNIDNGDTNCYPAMMNFKAYVESAEFAKAVGADKVEALTADSALNIEKQTTNVETLLTKGLDMMFIIGVDTEGNTTSVEACNKEGIPVFMVGTEASGGDWKFVGFDETELGKFQGEWCVENLPENANICYVEGTPGREAAVMRKQGFMDAIAEREDLTLLSSQSGDFSTEESMRVTEDWIQKYGDDIDCIVAPDNFSILGVCESLKAAGMTDIITCGVVGNRDDANQIKSGNESYGVFCYWPMIGTLCGEIAQKVYLGKDIEERTNIELFHMTADNCDELLDKYIPE
- a CDS encoding substrate-binding domain-containing protein, producing MNIKKIAGLVAGVCMLLGLAGCNAITIDGEGDAAQGGGGSGAIGFSVSTLNNPFFVSLADGAKAKAEAEGVKLVVVDASDDAAKQTSDIEDLISRNVSVLIVNPVDSDAVAPAVQNAVSKGIKVISVDRVVNGVEVDCQIASDNVAGARMATEYLIEQIGEGAKAAEIEGVPGASATIDRGAGFHEAADEALEVVTSQSANFNRAEGLTVMENILQSDSSIKGVFAHNDEMALGAVEAIAASGKDIRVVGFDATDDAVAAVKAGKMTATVAQKPELMGETAVDTAMKLIAGDTVEKSLPVEVELITK
- a CDS encoding ABC transporter permease, whose translation is MKSNQKGILNHAQDLGALIALIILIIGISVVSPEFRTWSNFLSLLRQSSINGLIAFGMTCVILTDAIDLSVGSVLALSTALCAGMIAAGVPAGAAMIGALAIGTGLGIVSGLLVTKGRLQPFIATLITMTVYRGLTMIFTSGKPISNLGDSFVLKLIGKGNFYRIPIPVILLVLIFIAFFFLLNKTTFGRAVYATGSNWKCAKLAGINIHKTKIIAYAISGFMAALSGLILLSRLGSAQPTLGDGYELDAIAAVALGGTSMSGGRGKIYGTFIGVLIIAVLNNGLNILGVSSYYQDVIKGLVILVAVLSDRKR
- a CDS encoding sugar ABC transporter ATP-binding protein; this encodes MQIEMKGIDKSFGSNQVLKDAGFVLGDGEVHALMGENGAGKSTLMKILTGVYTRDAGTVLVDGREVHFKSPQEAEKAGIVFIHQELNVLFDLTVEENLFMGKEIKTRFGLCDQKAMRKKAAEALDRLGVHISPSEVMSNLSVGQQQMIEICKALMVDAKVIIMDEPTAALTQSETMILFEVIQSLRKSGVSIVYISHRMEEIFELCDRISVLRDGTYVGTKHIPETNMNEIVKMMIGREIGERYPVRSSKIGETVLKVKGLTKQGVFQDVNFEVHSGEVLGVSGLMGAGRTEIMQAIFGNLSYEHGTVEIQGREVRIKSPIQAMKCGIGFITEDRKVEGLMLEESIEKNIALANLSSVSSHRVMQKKKEQDLVEKGIGELHIKCFGPDHECNNLSGGNQQKVVFAKWIYTNPSILILDEPTRGVDIGAKKEIYTIINELAAKGVAIIMVSSELPEVLGMSDRIMVVREGEVRGIISKEEANQENIMTLATGGTIS